The sequence ttgaactttagtacgtgagaacgcaattgtaattgatgaaaaataattgtaattggaaaaattgctggtaactataatcgtaattgaaaacgtacttgtaactgaaaaatgtaattaatcccaACCCTGCTAGTTTGTGTTAGGTAGAGAAacgatttttctttttcttcccgTACATTTGGGCTTCTTGTTACTTTGTCAACCATTTTGCATTGCAACTTCTTTTAAATAATGTCTGGTTGATGATGTTGAAGGAAATCCATGGAAGTTTCTTAAAACCCAACAGTTTTAATACAATTAATTAACTGTGGTTCGTTGCACTTAAGGTATATcgtcttttattgttttttttttttttttatcagttcaGCAGAGACGAAGAGAGACTGTGCAAGTTCCCAAAACCAACCCAGCCCCAAGGATTGTAGTAAGTAATCTGTTCTATATGTCTTACACACAAATGATTTTCCTCGCATGGCCGTTAGATTGTGATGAAAcccttgttttgttgtgttttctttttcaatCATGTATATTTGATTTCCAAATTTAAGCCCCCCGAACCACAACCTGACGTTGTGAGAGAAGCGGACCGAGAACTGAACCGAGGTCCCAACCCTCCTCTCTtctacgcacacacacgcagccaTGACCGCCTTAGTGCAGACCCCCAAGTAAGGCGCACCGACCAACAGATACTGCCTCTGAATGGTCTGCACAACTCGcatacacaacaacacaatcACACAGACAGACTCGCACAGAACAACATTCAAAACACCAATTCATATCCACACAATGGCAGTGATAACCCGGCTCAGGATGCAAACCCACTACCAAACGCGCAGCAGCCAAATCCTCAGCCAAACATTCTGATACAGACTGGCACGGCTCAGGGTGGCGCTCAGCAGCCAGCGGTTCAACTCAGCCTCAACACACTGCCACAAAGCAGCCAAACAGGCAACAATGCACAAATGCCCACAATTCATGTCAATCTGAACTCCTATCCAATCAATGGGCAGCAAACACAGCAAGATGGCACGTTACCATTAAACAACACAGCCAATCATAACGCTCCACTGAACCAACCCAACCTGACGCAGACAGGGCAACTGTTACAAAGTGAGCCAGCCTTTCCTACCTTTCCCAGTGGCCAACGACAAAATGGTCAGGAAATTCCGACTGGATTCACACATTTTAACAGTAATAACATGTCTCAGAGAAATGCCAACACGCAGACATACCAGCAGAACCCAGAACCTTATCGGAGTTCTAATAGGTCCTCTGAAAGACCTGAGGCTACACCGAGCTCTTCTCATAGACAGATGCCCTGGGATCAGCTTAGGGGAACACCAGCTTATCCCAATGACCTCCCTCGTAGAGTGCACATGTCACCTGATGACAGTGACTCAACTGATTACACCAGTCATCAACCTGTTCGAGAGGGACGGCCTCCAAACAGAGCTGAGCCTCACAGGCCAAACGCGTCCCGTGGTAGGTCCCCAGCCAGAGGTAGTTCACCCTCACCGGACAGACCGATATGGGACCGCGTAGCTGAGCTCCGTCGTGCTAACGTCAGTAGCGTAATTGAGCCCGAGCCCTCACACCACACACAGGGACGCTTGAACACACAGAGGCCAACGGTTCAGGCTGACAGAAGTCTGTCTGGTAATCCCACCGCCTTAAGGCAGGAAGCCACTAGCAGCAATAATAACCCCCAGGCACTGCCACTCATGAGCCAGCAAGCCTCTGTGGGATTTGTTGGCGTCTCACAAGAACCGATCATTCAACAGGGACTGACTGCGTTTCAGGGCATAGATACAAGAGCCTTGGCTGATCCTAATCACCTTCAGCAGGCACAGAGAGCAGCTCAGATTCAAACGCCACCACAAAGCATGGCCATACAGATACAGCCTGTGGTACAAGGTGCCAGGACTGCTCCAGCCCCGTACCCACCCACCCAGCCTAATCCAAGTAATTTAACCCAGGCTGCACTTAGAGCCCACACCGAGACAGctcaaacatttcaaaatcgGAGAGAGCAGACCAAGGCAGCCCTGCTTAACTCAGGGACACAACCCCGGGCCGTGGGAGCTAGGACTCAccaacctcctcctcctccgcctgTCATCCCTCTTGCACAATTTCAGACCCTCCCGAGGGATCGCACCCAGCATAGGTCACCCACTCGAGGCCCACAGCCCCCGAGACCACCTGTTAACTTGCCAGTGGCTCAGCGACCCATACAGCTCGAACAACGaccccatcatcatcatcatcaccaccataaCCATCACCATCACCGTCCTGGAAATGGGCACAGACATGGACACACCAACGCTCATGGCCACTAAGCCCACTTCACCCAGCATCCACAGGTGAGACTAACTGTCGGCTTTTAAAACTATggagaccagggttggggtcaattggatttttcaattacaattacgtcttcaattatccatgttcatttACACCGCAATAACGAatacggtgaccagcatttattattatgtttgacctgaaagtcatttattattacgttctcaattactaaagttaaattacaattgctgagcctgaaataaataaccccataaaacttaaccttcctcttgtgttagccttctgttagcatctcttatgataatgagtcttaaattagctgtaaaatacactaaaaatattatctatcacaCAATTTGTTTtctatctcttggttaccttccCTGTAtgtgaaaatataggttttaatatttttggtgtgggcgtctgagccttttttgtctcACTACacccctcaatttcaattttatttaaaatggtaaaatgatcctcaagagaactcaCAGATAGTGGGAAAACTTGTTATGAAACAAATTTCAATAATGGGTAACTATgtgagccatagaactgtattattgttcctcagtttgcatttaattaaattgtatgaATTAAAATGACAGTTTTAATAGACTTTCcgtgccaattacaaagtcaattatctctaatcaattacaattcaattatgattacaacagcaacagatattcccaaatacatttacaattgtaacaagaatatttgcatttcctgaagaaaatacaagcGAGGATGCAGGTGGTGGCCCGTGTAGCACTCCAtgagcctaacattagcattagcctagcttttgcattagcattagcattagcttagcaatagtaATAACATATCATTAGCATTCATCAAGCAAtggcaataacctagcaattgttttttttggtttttttttcaggcacatgGTAGCATTCTATAGCGTACTCAAGTAACTATGCTACCCAATTTTTTGGGGAAAGTgcagcaaatataaaaaaaacttaaaagaaatTTCCCTCTGTTGCACACGATTCATGACGCCTCGATTtcgcctctgtctctttaagaaactccaagcttgtctgacGTGCCCATGAATACGCCCCCTTCAGTACTCATACACACACTCATGGAtgttgtttacttctgtttttctgtgcactgtatttggctactttctacatttttacattgctacaatacattagaatgatTATCAAAGCGAGGAATGCTGACGTACGAACGGAGATCTgtcaccgacacacacacacacacacacacacacgcttatccgtgctgctgctgctggcgcTATAGTTCAGAATAGGGATTGCATTGTGTCTGTGTACCTATTAATCCACTTTCAAataagctcttgttttgaagcagTCATCTGAAAAGGCAGGCAGCTACTACGATGAGCAGAGTAAACCGATCCACATGCAGTTATCTCTCAGCTGTGTACTGTGACTGCAGCTGTTTTGACGGAGCGGGAAGCGGGGATGGGGAAcgagttttatttacagttttattttattttaatgcgtGCAATAATAGTACAGACAACAAAAGCCAggggtttcttacaaaagtatttaaaataagtaaattaaaagctaaatctgcggAGGTGGGTGCCTCCGCAGATTGcaggaagagaacataggagggtGAGGGGCTCTGCTGTGGAGCGGTGGGCAGTAACTCGGCTAGTGACGAAAGGTCCGAGGTGTCTctaggaggtgggggcgttcctaggaggacGCAGGCGTGATTACACCTAAAATGGATGCAGTCAGAGTTTTGAAAGATTAatcaaacatacatgaatgagcCAAGGCAACGCTCCAGGCATGTGtttaatgagggaatgacatagtaacatgatatgaatcttgaaaaagttgattttacataataccccccctttaacattagcaataaggttgaaaaaattgaattgggttgaaaaagttgaaatgggttgaaggtaGCAGCTGAACATGTTGAAGGTTGAATAGTCCAAATCGTTTGAAGAATGGTTGGAGATGAAGGTCTTAGtagttgaaaaagctgaaatcctcaatagaaatgaatgggaaagaaaaaatgtaataagttaaaagttacaaatcacaAAAGCGAGAACCGGGgactttctgaatttttttgataacttatttgtcaaaattggaCAAACGTGTccgattttgaaaaataattgtaattaattatcaattatgtgattataattgaccccaaccctggtggagACGCAGATTTTATGATGAGAAAAAGCAGATATTTTCACATGTGCATTTTAGTGCCGCAGTCATTATGTCGGTCACTGGCATGTAACGGTAACTTTCTAAAAGGTTCCTGTCACTTCATTTAAGCTAACGCTACATTCACTTCGATTGACACTCGGCTATTCCCAAtgtcacaaaaaagaaaaaaaaatagttctgAGTTTGTGAGAGAGACACTGTGGcagcttttaaaagaagaagaagaagacctgTGTGACAGATATTCCCCTTCTCTTTCTATGTGACACGGTTTAGTTTGACGGGGGCTTGTTGTGTTTTCTCAGCAACAGGCAAACCGAGGAAGACCCAGATGATGACAGATGTCACAGCACACCACAGCTCCCCTGCATGCACTGACAAAAACAGCTGGCAGATGTGAGGACGTCTGAGTGTTCTGTGTTCTGCACTGGAAAACGCTGCCATAGCACGGTATCATAGCACCTCACTTTGTAAAAGGACTTTGGGattctacatttttatttttgatttttgttttttaaggatGCTCTTTTTTATGAAGCAAATGTCaacttttactaaaaaaaaaaaaaaagaggattgATCTATttttatacatactgtatataccaaTACTAGGGATAAGTTACGCACAGTTAAATGCTTTTGTCTATCTAAACCATGAGATTATCCTTTAAAGAattcttcttttgttgttgttttatttcttaaacAAGAGCGCTCGCAGAGAggaaacctccaccaagcaccaaatgtCCACCATTACAATAACCATACAGTTGATCCAAATGTTTGGGGGCCCCAATTTCTCTTTAAAAATCCAGATAAAACTTGTTGGAGAAATTGAGGAAACAATCTGTCATAACTGATACCAAAATTTGTAGagatcagtcaattatgaaccgagataagaaaaatttgaattttcGCTAATGATGAGAGATAAGGATTATTAAAATTTTAGAAACTGATACAGAATCAGTATTTTGAGCTAGATCCTTTCAAAATTTAATAGAATATTCCATGCTCTAAGGTCTCGCTATTGGcggaactaaaaaaaaacccaactcaTTACGACATTCGCATTGGTCATTTAGCAGAGTTACAGAAAAACTCTTTCAaagttgtcattgtgtcctCTTTCCATCAAAAGGGAACAAACAAAACCTCCAGATAAAATGCATTCAAGCGCTCGGGTTAATATCTTTGACCTTTGAACAAAAGCAGAATACAGAGAAAGGAGAAGACACCTTGCTCAACATCAGCTTGCACAAGAATCTGACATTCCACTAATGAAAGGAGAAATTGGCAATATTTGCAGTCTGGATGTACTGTGTgctatttatttttcaccttcTGTTTACTGATGCCTCTCATGACACTGCGCAATTAAGGCGATTCGCTCCAGTGACGCTCTGAAAGAATTCTGGCTTGGCTGTGAGGGGGTCAGTGGGGGGGGATCCCACAAATGGATATGTTGCTTGATAATTAACTGCTTTTATGTGACTTAAATGGTTTGGAAAAATAATCACACCGGTGCATGAAGGAGGCCAGCAACAAAAGACATTAGTTGTAGTCGTGCTTTCTGCTGAAATAGCAGTGTAACAGATTAGTGAGTCATAGAAAGCACATTAAAACTGAGGGAACGCTGGCATGGCTTTCACAGGTCGCGTATTTATTGATTCataaagttaaatatttttatttaaactcaGGGGGGGTTTGGATTGATGTTGTAGTTTTTTAACGACTGTGATTATTGCTGTTAAAACACATGCTTGATGCCAAATGTAAAATCTTATATCCAATGGCTCCGTTGTTTACTGAAGACTCCCAAAGACTCAACGCTCTTCTTCATATTTGGAAGAAGCCGTTCCTCCAACTGTCAGCGTTTTCTACTCGGCTTCTGTTCTCACTTATGTTGTATTATAGTGTGTATTCATCCCCTGCTGCAAATAGTCCCCATGATAAGGACCATTTGCTGCAGTGTTAGTATCTTCTGCTTGAAACTGCAGTGCACAGCTGTTTACAGAAATGAGCTCCCAGGAAAAGGGAAGAACTAAGTGTGTTGCCCGTTTCAGAGCGACATCTTCTTCAAGCTCCAATGAAAATGTCAAATTATGCACAGACATCTGTCAAAGATCAACATTTGTAAGCCAACATGAACAAGGACACAGCACATCTGGCAGCTTTCATCAAACATCTGGGGCAGGATGGCTCTGATTGTTGAATAAATACTTGTAGTTGTAAGTCTATTGAGCTTTTTTCTCCATCACTCCTCAGAAAGATCATTTAGGTTTAAcgattgat is a genomic window of Gouania willdenowi chromosome 16, fGouWil2.1, whole genome shotgun sequence containing:
- the LOC114477517 gene encoding dual specificity protein kinase splA isoform X1, coding for MRRHLFLSCLTVTALLVANTLAQIQVEFQTDPVNVQTGTQIVFTAVTASPVSSMLWSYQGAVNLGLWSGGTSTIYTSPQFTGRVTVTSTQLRIENAQLLDAGEYTVRVISSGGTEVSTSAQLRVFDPLVGLTFVVPSVAVEGRNLTLRCTWTSGTEITVQWGKDGTTVTADSRITISGGSLIINPSRRSDAGEYTCTASNVVSAQSTSRSVTVFFGPDTPVLTVESPKDCVGEGDVKLGDTVRLTCISDSLPPASFTWQRDGQTVESSEPDSGVLSIETLSTDQSGVYSCLARNRITEETSEKITDLVIVDVCFSGGEVAGIVIGAFLALLILILLIVLIVVLVRRRRVQQRRRETVQVPKTNPAPRIVPPEPQPDVVREADRELNRGPNPPLFYAHTRSHDRLSADPQVRRTDQQILPLNGLHNSHTQQHNHTDRLAQNNIQNTNSYPHNGSDNPAQDANPLPNAQQPNPQPNILIQTGTAQGGAQQPAVQLSLNTLPQSSQTGNNAQMPTIHVNLNSYPINGQQTQQDGTLPLNNTANHNAPLNQPNLTQTGQLLQSEPAFPTFPSGQRQNGQEIPTGFTHFNSNNMSQRNANTQTYQQNPEPYRSSNRSSERPEATPSSSHRQMPWDQLRGTPAYPNDLPRRVHMSPDDSDSTDYTSHQPVREGRPPNRAEPHRPNASRGRSPARGSSPSPDRPIWDRVAELRRANVSSVIEPEPSHHTQGRLNTQRPTVQADRSLSGNPTALRQEATSSNNNPQALPLMSQQASVGFVGVSQEPIIQQGLTAFQGIDTRALADPNHLQQAQRAAQIQTPPQSMAIQIQPVVQGARTAPAPYPPTQPNPSNLTQAALRAHTETAQTFQNRREQTKAALLNSGTQPRAVGARTHQPPPPPPVIPLAQFQTLPRDRTQHRSPTRGPQPPRPPVNLPVAQRPIQLEQRPHHHHHHHHNHHHHRPGNGHRHGHTNAHGH